In Pedobacter heparinus DSM 2366, the following are encoded in one genomic region:
- a CDS encoding glycoside hydrolase family 88 protein, whose product MKSLLSAFVATIALIGSANGMTVTKGNGDDWLKKSTKTAVIQLTRAAQTYTPGMNPRSVNPDGTVRLAPPRDWTTGFFPGTLWYGYELSGDKNLAAEAKRFTLALDTIQYVKDTHDLGFMLYCSYGNAYRVTGDKIYLKPLENGAANLYARFNKKVGAIRSWDFGHWQFPVIIDNLMNLEYLYWAGKEFNKPEWFDAAKTHAVTTMKNHFRKDYSSYHVISYDTLSGKVLQRETHQGLTNESAWARGQAWGLYGYTMSYKDTKDKKFIEHAEHIAAFIMNHPAMPADKIPLWDFDVHNRDRSPRDASAAAVIASALLDLSTQVKDGQKYFKFAEDILKTLSSDEYLAKPGENQFFILKHSVGALLYNSEIDTPLNYADYYYLEALKRYAEIKKIDLKTINQS is encoded by the coding sequence ATGAAATCACTACTCAGTGCGTTTGTTGCGACTATTGCATTAATAGGATCTGCAAACGGGATGACAGTTACGAAAGGCAACGGCGATGACTGGTTAAAGAAATCAACTAAAACCGCAGTAATACAGTTAACACGGGCTGCACAAACCTATACACCAGGAATGAACCCAAGGTCTGTCAATCCGGACGGGACGGTAAGGCTGGCCCCTCCCCGCGACTGGACCACAGGTTTTTTCCCGGGAACGTTGTGGTATGGTTATGAACTATCGGGCGATAAAAACCTGGCGGCCGAAGCCAAAAGATTTACCCTTGCCTTAGATACGATACAATATGTTAAAGATACGCACGACCTGGGCTTTATGTTGTATTGTTCTTATGGCAATGCCTACCGTGTAACCGGAGACAAGATTTACCTGAAGCCATTAGAAAACGGTGCGGCCAATTTATATGCCCGTTTCAATAAAAAAGTAGGGGCCATCCGCTCATGGGATTTCGGACACTGGCAATTTCCGGTAATTATAGACAACCTGATGAACCTGGAGTATTTATACTGGGCAGGAAAGGAATTCAATAAGCCAGAATGGTTCGATGCTGCTAAAACACATGCGGTTACGACCATGAAAAACCATTTCAGAAAAGATTATAGTTCTTACCATGTGATCAGTTACGATACCCTGTCTGGAAAAGTACTGCAACGTGAAACCCATCAGGGACTTACCAACGAATCGGCCTGGGCACGGGGGCAAGCCTGGGGACTTTACGGCTATACCATGAGCTATAAGGATACGAAAGACAAAAAATTCATCGAACATGCAGAGCATATCGCTGCTTTCATCATGAACCACCCTGCAATGCCGGCAGATAAAATTCCACTTTGGGACTTTGATGTCCACAACCGCGACAGGTCGCCAAGGGATGCTTCTGCTGCTGCAGTAATTGCTTCAGCCCTGCTAGACCTGAGCACGCAGGTAAAAGATGGTCAGAAATATTTTAAATTTGCCGAGGATATCCTGAAAACATTGTCATCAGATGAATACCTGGCGAAACCCGGCGAGAACCAGTTTTTTATATTGAAACATAGTGTAGGTGCATTGCTGTACAATTCGGAAATCGATACACCTTTGAATTATGCCGACTATTACTATCTGGAGGCTTTAAAACGCTATGCAGAGATTAAAAAAATTGACCTGAAAACAATTAATCAGTCTTAA
- a CDS encoding sulfatase-like hydrolase/transferase — protein MKRIPFLSIILTALSLITHVTFGQKRPNVIIVLTDDMGYGDLACYGNPLFKTPFLDKMASNGVMATNFVTTSPTCSPSRVSTLTGRYCSRSKMPRVIGPGDKTAIPDEEVTIAEMLKTSAYRTACIGKWHIGDYGTGLPNKQGFDLFYGMLYSHDFRAPYVKTDTVIKIFRNQKPEIYRPNDTILTKAYTREAIGFVKESTAKKQPFFLYLAYNMPHLPVASAVRKDSNKSAGGELGSVIEEMDTEMAKLWKTVQDSGEADNTIFIFTSDNGPWLNAPQRMYDDGITKPYHVGTAGIFRGSKATSLEGGHRVPFIVYYKNHTAQQVVRSPISNLDILPTLADWTGTALPKRVLDGESVVKLLSQKDYQIPHKPIYYYNYVLEGVKDGDWKLRITKKDDKTIEEMFHLGWDPTERYNLYNDPKYAKEQQHLLQLYRDYPDQ, from the coding sequence ATGAAACGTATACCTTTTCTCTCCATTATCTTAACTGCCTTAAGTTTAATTACCCATGTAACATTTGGTCAAAAAAGACCAAATGTAATTATTGTGCTCACCGATGATATGGGTTACGGTGATCTGGCCTGTTACGGGAACCCTTTATTCAAAACACCATTTCTTGATAAAATGGCCAGTAATGGCGTAATGGCAACAAATTTTGTAACCACTTCTCCTACCTGCTCCCCATCAAGGGTATCAACCCTTACCGGGCGGTATTGCAGCCGCTCTAAAATGCCACGTGTTATAGGCCCTGGTGATAAAACAGCAATTCCTGATGAAGAGGTTACCATTGCCGAAATGCTGAAAACTTCAGCTTACCGTACAGCCTGTATAGGTAAATGGCATATTGGCGATTATGGTACCGGATTGCCCAACAAACAAGGTTTCGATTTATTTTACGGGATGTTGTACAGTCATGACTTCAGGGCACCTTATGTAAAAACAGATACAGTGATTAAAATATTCAGGAACCAAAAGCCCGAAATATACCGTCCTAATGATACCATACTCACAAAAGCCTATACCAGGGAAGCCATCGGTTTTGTAAAAGAATCGACAGCAAAAAAACAACCTTTTTTTTTATATCTGGCCTACAATATGCCACATCTTCCAGTAGCCAGCGCAGTAAGAAAAGACAGCAATAAATCGGCCGGAGGCGAACTGGGCAGTGTGATAGAAGAAATGGATACGGAAATGGCTAAGCTATGGAAAACAGTGCAGGACAGTGGCGAAGCTGACAATACCATTTTTATATTTACCAGCGATAACGGCCCATGGTTAAATGCCCCTCAGCGCATGTACGATGACGGCATTACCAAGCCATATCACGTGGGCACAGCTGGTATTTTCAGGGGATCGAAGGCAACTTCTTTAGAAGGCGGACACCGCGTGCCTTTTATAGTTTATTACAAAAACCATACAGCCCAACAAGTTGTGCGCAGCCCGATATCCAACCTGGATATTTTGCCCACCCTGGCCGACTGGACCGGTACTGCCCTACCAAAACGGGTGCTGGACGGAGAATCTGTGGTTAAGCTGCTGTCACAAAAAGACTATCAGATTCCCCACAAGCCAATTTATTATTACAACTATGTCCTGGAAGGTGTAAAGGATGGTGACTGGAAGCTGAGGATCACTAAAAAGGATGATAAAACAATAGAAGAAATGTTCCATCTGGGCTGGGACCCTACAGAGCGCTACAATTTATACAACGACCCAAAATATGCTAAGGAACAACAACATTTACTGCAGTTATACAGGGATTACCCGGATCAGTAA
- a CDS encoding hybrid sensor histidine kinase/response regulator transcription factor: protein MIRKIYILSCCLWLLAGVHLANAQTGGKQFRNISVDKGLSQSTVFAIRQDTLGFIWVGTQDGLNRYDSKNFKVYRPVRGENRSLQSYYIRCLFTDHTGSLWVGGNQGISRYDYKTDSFVNYKLPRSVGEWYICSMTEDAERNIWAVSIAGDIFRLRPSEKKFIPINLNTLPKGIRNISYIGIWKNDLLLGTDIGLFKVSDKRNDVVQIKLGIDKPGVNDVFIDNDDWWIATEGYGLLRYNVNDKLSKSYVHIASKNSIIDNNIRSIDKDADGNIWLGTFKGLSILDPVNLTFDNYYHQISQPFTIGQNSVRCIYRDRQKGMWLGTYYGGVSYYHKDDIKFNLLSQNIGKPSLNDEVISVIKQDKTGDFWIGTNNKGVNRWNKSTNTISYYTSNENDPNSLSSNNIKAIAFDHMGNVLIGTHKGGLNVLNSSNGRIKRYLHDENDPSSIAGNLVYSILKDYKGRIWIGTRSGLDLFQPEAQKFMHVFSDKAGKRLISNDITCLFEDSKHRIWIGTTNGVSQFYPDNLLFGNIGDGSLSEDIVNCITEDKKKRIWMGTRDGLSLFDEAKRSFVPFKNESIFLTGTIYGIQPDDEGNLWISTNSGLVKFNPDHRLSLQAFDESDGLQNNQFNEYSFCKANDGLLLFGGIKGISYFYPSALKQQPLSLRLRFTALEVFDKTVAANDETDILSNHIDQTKELELNPEYKQFSISFNTFNFVSSNRTHYEYKLEGIDKTWQDTEALKISYSNLPYGDYELYVKAIGPNGETSPVRSLKISVLPPWYKTSWFYLLMSLLTATAGYIIYREVSERVRALHQLKLERLDKEKVRYINQVKMDFFTNVSHELRTPLTLILAPLEELIKIPLADKVSKKLNLMSVNAKRLYSLVDQLFEFRKTEMGTRPLKVAKGDIVSFIFEIYESFKPLSEKNNIHYTYHSTEAKLSFYFDKDAMEKILFNLLSNAFKYTSPHHKVSIELLKKDDVVLIKIADTGIGINEEDLTKVFDRFYQVDNREMNLGSGVGLAFTKRLVELHHGQIRVESEPGRGSTFTINIPMSDEVYDQDLHAAESPVYELSIVPENEGTDLDNSFWEHEVLEEETELQDKELKLLLVDDNKEILAYLQDFFDQTYQISVAFDGKMALEMLAHQQFDMIISDVMMPELDGLHFCKRVKQNINTSHIPLILLTAKTEDSQLIKGLEMGADDYVTKPFSTSLLAAKITNLLRSRKRLKEYYSTSKEIVPENIAFNAIDEEFLKQAIAIVERYLSDSEFSVDKFSREVGMSRSNLYLKLKAITGESVKDFVRRIRFKKAVELMLSKKYTLAQIAYSCGFNTPSYFSTSFKQYYGVMPSDYLAKIEAEKQ, encoded by the coding sequence GTGATTCGTAAAATTTATATTTTATCCTGCTGTTTATGGTTGCTTGCCGGTGTACACCTGGCAAATGCACAAACAGGTGGTAAACAATTCAGGAATATTTCTGTAGATAAAGGTTTGTCCCAGAGTACTGTTTTTGCGATCAGACAGGACACACTGGGTTTTATCTGGGTTGGGACACAGGATGGGCTGAACCGTTATGACAGCAAGAATTTTAAGGTATACAGGCCTGTAAGAGGAGAAAACCGCAGTTTACAATCTTACTATATCCGGTGTCTTTTTACGGATCATACGGGAAGCTTATGGGTGGGTGGTAATCAGGGGATCAGCCGTTACGATTATAAAACAGATAGCTTTGTCAATTACAAATTACCCCGGAGTGTTGGCGAATGGTATATCTGTTCGATGACGGAAGATGCAGAACGAAACATCTGGGCGGTATCTATCGCAGGGGATATTTTCCGTTTAAGACCATCTGAAAAGAAATTTATACCAATAAACCTGAATACCTTGCCTAAGGGCATCAGGAATATTTCTTATATCGGTATCTGGAAGAATGATCTGCTTTTAGGTACGGATATTGGTCTTTTTAAGGTCAGCGACAAAAGAAATGATGTTGTCCAAATAAAACTTGGTATTGATAAACCCGGCGTGAATGATGTTTTTATAGATAATGATGATTGGTGGATTGCAACTGAAGGTTATGGTTTGCTGCGCTATAATGTTAATGACAAACTGAGTAAGTCTTATGTACATATCGCCTCGAAAAATAGTATCATAGACAATAACATCAGGAGTATAGATAAAGATGCTGATGGCAACATCTGGTTAGGAACTTTTAAGGGGCTTTCCATTTTGGATCCTGTAAATCTTACTTTCGATAATTATTACCATCAGATTTCCCAACCTTTTACTATAGGTCAGAATTCGGTACGCTGTATTTATCGGGACAGGCAAAAAGGAATGTGGCTGGGCACTTATTATGGGGGTGTAAGTTATTACCATAAAGACGATATCAAATTTAATCTGCTGAGCCAAAATATTGGCAAGCCTTCATTAAACGATGAAGTCATCAGTGTGATCAAACAGGATAAGACCGGTGATTTTTGGATCGGTACCAATAATAAAGGTGTAAACCGCTGGAACAAAAGCACAAATACCATTAGTTATTATACTTCCAATGAAAATGACCCGAATAGTTTGAGTTCAAATAACATTAAGGCTATTGCTTTTGATCATATGGGTAACGTACTGATCGGAACGCATAAGGGCGGATTAAATGTGCTTAATTCATCAAATGGAAGGATAAAACGGTATCTTCATGATGAAAATGACCCAAGCAGTATTGCGGGTAACCTGGTTTACAGCATACTGAAAGATTATAAAGGCAGAATCTGGATAGGCACCCGTTCAGGTTTAGACCTGTTTCAGCCGGAAGCTCAGAAATTTATGCATGTTTTTTCAGATAAAGCAGGCAAAAGGTTGATTTCTAATGATATTACCTGTTTGTTTGAAGATAGCAAACACAGGATCTGGATTGGTACTACCAACGGTGTTTCACAATTTTATCCAGACAATCTGCTTTTTGGAAATATTGGTGATGGCAGTTTGAGCGAGGATATTGTGAACTGCATTACCGAAGATAAGAAGAAAAGGATCTGGATGGGGACAAGAGATGGACTGAGTTTATTTGATGAAGCCAAACGTTCTTTTGTGCCGTTTAAAAATGAAAGTATTTTTCTGACAGGGACCATTTATGGCATTCAGCCGGATGATGAAGGTAATTTATGGATATCGACAAATAGTGGTTTGGTAAAATTTAATCCTGATCATAGATTATCGCTTCAGGCTTTTGATGAGAGTGATGGTTTACAGAACAATCAGTTCAATGAATATTCTTTTTGCAAAGCTAACGATGGCTTACTGCTTTTTGGTGGTATAAAAGGAATTTCCTATTTCTATCCTTCGGCACTTAAACAACAACCGCTTTCTTTAAGGCTTCGTTTTACTGCACTGGAAGTTTTTGACAAAACGGTTGCTGCTAATGACGAAACAGATATCCTGAGTAATCACATTGACCAGACAAAGGAGTTGGAACTCAATCCGGAATATAAGCAGTTCAGCATCTCTTTTAATACTTTTAATTTTGTATCCTCTAACCGTACCCATTATGAGTATAAACTGGAGGGAATTGATAAGACATGGCAGGATACCGAAGCGCTGAAAATAAGCTATAGTAACCTGCCTTATGGCGATTATGAACTGTACGTTAAAGCCATAGGCCCCAATGGAGAAACCAGTCCGGTAAGGAGCTTGAAGATATCGGTTTTACCACCATGGTACAAAACCAGCTGGTTTTACTTGTTGATGAGCTTGCTGACAGCAACAGCCGGATACATCATCTACCGTGAGGTTTCTGAACGGGTAAGGGCCCTGCACCAGTTAAAACTGGAACGTTTGGATAAAGAAAAGGTGCGTTACATTAACCAGGTGAAGATGGACTTTTTTACCAATGTATCCCACGAGCTTAGAACGCCGTTAACACTAATTCTGGCACCTTTGGAAGAATTGATAAAGATCCCCCTGGCAGATAAAGTTTCTAAAAAGCTAAATTTAATGTCAGTCAATGCCAAAAGGCTCTATAGCCTGGTTGATCAGTTGTTTGAGTTCAGAAAGACAGAGATGGGAACACGCCCGCTTAAAGTAGCCAAGGGCGATATCGTAAGTTTTATATTCGAAATTTACGAGTCTTTTAAGCCACTTTCGGAAAAAAATAATATCCATTATACTTATCATTCAACCGAGGCAAAGCTTTCCTTTTATTTTGATAAAGATGCAATGGAAAAGATCTTGTTCAATCTTTTATCCAATGCTTTTAAATATACCAGCCCACATCATAAAGTAAGTATCGAACTGCTGAAAAAAGACGATGTGGTATTGATAAAGATTGCTGATACTGGTATAGGAATTAATGAAGAGGATCTAACCAAAGTATTTGACCGTTTTTATCAGGTCGATAACCGTGAAATGAACCTGGGGTCGGGGGTTGGTCTGGCTTTCACAAAGCGTTTGGTAGAGCTGCATCATGGCCAAATCAGGGTAGAAAGTGAACCGGGCAGGGGAAGTACTTTCACGATTAATATACCAATGTCTGATGAGGTTTATGATCAGGATTTGCATGCTGCTGAAAGTCCGGTATATGAACTTTCAATAGTCCCTGAAAATGAGGGTACCGACCTTGACAATTCCTTTTGGGAACATGAGGTTTTAGAAGAAGAGACAGAGTTACAAGATAAAGAACTCAAATTGCTCCTTGTTGATGACAATAAGGAGATTTTAGCCTATCTCCAGGATTTTTTTGATCAGACTTACCAGATATCCGTTGCCTTTGATGGTAAAATGGCATTGGAGATGCTGGCGCATCAGCAATTTGATATGATCATTAGTGATGTGATGATGCCAGAACTGGATGGCCTGCATTTCTGTAAGCGTGTTAAACAGAACATCAATACCTCTCATATTCCTTTAATACTTTTGACTGCAAAAACTGAGGATAGCCAGCTAATCAAAGGACTGGAAATGGGCGCAGATGATTATGTGACCAAACCCTTCTCGACCAGTCTGCTGGCAGCCAAAATAACCAATCTGCTGCGTTCCCGTAAACGTTTAAAGGAGTATTATTCTACCAGTAAGGAAATTGTGCCGGAAAATATTGCATTTAATGCGATTGATGAAGAATTTCTAAAACAAGCAATTGCTATTGTTGAACGTTATCTTTCTGATTCGGAGTTTTCGGTGGATAAATTTAGCCGGGAAGTTGGCATGAGCAGGTCTAATCTTTATCTGAAATTAAAGGCAATCACCGGAGAATCCGTAAAGGATTTTGTCCGGCGCATCCGGTTTAAAAAAGCAGTGGAACTCATGCTTTCCAAAAAATATACCCTTGCACAGATCGCTTATAGCTGCGGATTTAATACACCTTCTTATTTTTCTACTTCATTTAAACAATACTATGGTGTGATGCCGAGTGATTACCTGGCAAAGATAGAAGCAGAGAAACAGTGA
- a CDS encoding DUF4962 domain-containing protein produces the protein MKRRLAVVFAVLTFSSVSAQQQHAVIKLTAEKLHARVREWPYPANGVTVPTNAPALQWPASNGTTMVLPMESDSAVPEDPNIGNVRYQVVLASDKNFLKDVIKSGIQEWAVYPLHQALKPGKWYWKYAFALKGNKQWKWSEVYDFSVDARYASAKVSPPVAEVLKRNGGPHPRLWSMNRIEKEFYQKNLDNPEAKALVALARKLMKAPLPVEKPRRSLDTTGKTAVQKKIMMTRMYHGFGDQEGTPVRNLCIAYQLTKDKQFIEDAKRRAMILARMDPNGLATRDDFNGGAILEALAWFYDAGYDFLTEEERVLLRDVITVRAKRIYDHLPNRFEVHVSENHIWQITMRNLAIGTVAVMNEVPEAAKWLTYLYEVWSARFPVLGTTDGGWHEGTGYFKVNFRSIIYLSQLFGDFSGVDYFKLPWMQNLPYYLLYTHPPASASISTGDSWENMPDVTKSEAWFAEALALKVENPYLNWYVAQIKTRNPDFFKGTDDYLFFRLLNYNPGRKMLAASPKNLPATREFKDVGVVAMHENLSNAGNSLSSYLLSSPFGSSGHGHASQNAFTVNYKGKTIFGATGYYSNFSDKHNLLYYRASKAYCTILADSLNQKLGEEGYGWTARSINGNHIQYGLGDASNAYGEIKSEFWLNRFDQIKLKPAPVNGYGDAGVTLYRRHMLQLDGGYILLYDELEAKKPVKWTTLFHTPYYTIEAGATDNAKQQNFAVKTDLGTVNASVFAHAPLGMIVHNQFFEKPLNWNGITDETGNLAKFEDQWHAGITSQPAQKFRFLTIIQVKEGKAEVIKSTGETDGLLKLQVGNWNIQAQLDGNRPAAVQVNNAILKSVFNYGNLTVNFDGKTYKNEVRGSSMLLETKGSKLNRKEVVDELPGVAKYDFE, from the coding sequence ATGAAAAGAAGATTGGCAGTTGTTTTTGCTGTGCTGACATTTAGTAGTGTATCTGCGCAGCAACAGCATGCCGTAATTAAGTTAACCGCAGAAAAATTGCATGCCCGGGTGCGCGAATGGCCTTACCCGGCCAATGGTGTTACTGTGCCTACCAATGCCCCTGCTTTGCAATGGCCTGCCAGTAATGGTACCACTATGGTATTGCCTATGGAGAGTGACAGTGCAGTTCCGGAAGACCCAAATATTGGAAACGTACGGTACCAGGTTGTACTGGCAAGTGATAAAAATTTTTTGAAAGATGTAATTAAAAGTGGTATACAGGAATGGGCAGTGTACCCCTTGCACCAGGCATTGAAACCTGGCAAATGGTATTGGAAATATGCCTTTGCGCTGAAAGGCAATAAACAGTGGAAATGGTCGGAGGTGTACGACTTTTCGGTAGATGCCCGCTATGCCAGTGCAAAAGTATCTCCGCCGGTAGCCGAAGTATTGAAACGAAATGGAGGCCCGCATCCGCGTTTGTGGAGCATGAATCGCATAGAAAAGGAATTTTACCAGAAAAACCTGGACAATCCGGAAGCCAAAGCATTGGTAGCCCTGGCTAGAAAACTGATGAAGGCCCCTTTACCGGTAGAAAAACCAAGACGATCATTAGATACCACTGGTAAAACAGCCGTTCAAAAGAAAATAATGATGACCCGTATGTACCATGGTTTTGGTGATCAGGAAGGAACCCCGGTACGTAACCTTTGCATTGCTTATCAGCTTACAAAGGACAAGCAATTTATAGAAGATGCCAAAAGAAGGGCGATGATACTTGCCCGGATGGACCCGAATGGCCTTGCTACACGGGATGATTTTAATGGGGGTGCTATTTTGGAGGCCCTGGCCTGGTTTTATGATGCAGGTTATGATTTTTTAACTGAAGAAGAAAGAGTGCTGTTAAGAGACGTGATTACAGTGAGGGCCAAACGCATTTATGATCATTTGCCAAACCGGTTTGAAGTGCATGTAAGTGAAAACCACATCTGGCAAATCACTATGCGCAATCTTGCCATTGGAACGGTAGCGGTAATGAACGAAGTACCTGAAGCAGCTAAATGGCTGACTTATTTATATGAGGTATGGTCGGCACGTTTCCCGGTGTTGGGCACTACCGATGGTGGCTGGCATGAAGGTACGGGTTATTTTAAAGTGAATTTCAGATCTATTATCTACCTGTCCCAGCTTTTTGGTGATTTCAGCGGCGTAGATTATTTTAAGCTGCCATGGATGCAAAACCTGCCTTACTATCTGTTGTATACACATCCCCCTGCATCGGCTTCGATCTCGACGGGTGACAGTTGGGAAAACATGCCTGATGTAACAAAATCGGAAGCATGGTTTGCTGAAGCCCTGGCTTTAAAGGTTGAAAACCCTTATCTCAACTGGTATGTGGCTCAGATCAAAACCCGTAATCCTGATTTTTTTAAAGGAACAGACGATTACCTCTTTTTTCGCTTACTGAATTACAATCCCGGTAGAAAAATGCTTGCCGCATCTCCTAAAAACTTGCCCGCAACAAGGGAATTTAAAGACGTAGGGGTAGTCGCAATGCATGAAAATTTGTCAAATGCCGGTAATAGCCTGAGCAGCTACCTGTTAAGTAGCCCATTTGGCTCATCGGGGCATGGCCATGCTTCACAAAATGCTTTCACGGTAAACTACAAAGGCAAGACCATTTTTGGTGCCACTGGTTATTACAGCAATTTCAGTGATAAACACAATTTACTGTACTATCGCGCTTCAAAAGCCTATTGTACTATTTTGGCGGATAGCTTAAACCAAAAACTGGGCGAAGAAGGTTATGGCTGGACGGCAAGGTCAATTAACGGAAACCATATTCAATACGGATTGGGAGATGCCAGCAATGCTTATGGCGAGATTAAGAGTGAATTTTGGCTAAACAGGTTTGATCAGATCAAACTTAAACCTGCGCCGGTTAATGGTTACGGAGATGCCGGGGTAACTTTGTACCGCAGGCACATGCTGCAGCTGGATGGAGGTTATATTCTTTTGTATGACGAACTGGAAGCTAAAAAGCCGGTGAAATGGACTACTTTGTTTCATACACCTTATTATACCATCGAAGCAGGGGCAACCGATAATGCAAAACAGCAAAATTTTGCGGTAAAAACTGATCTGGGCACAGTTAACGCCAGTGTGTTTGCCCATGCGCCATTGGGCATGATTGTGCACAATCAATTTTTCGAAAAACCTTTAAACTGGAATGGAATAACTGACGAAACCGGAAACCTGGCAAAATTTGAAGACCAATGGCATGCTGGTATTACTTCCCAACCGGCCCAAAAGTTTAGGTTTTTGACCATTATCCAGGTTAAAGAGGGCAAAGCTGAAGTGATAAAATCAACAGGGGAAACGGATGGATTATTGAAACTGCAAGTGGGTAACTGGAACATTCAGGCCCAATTGGATGGTAACAGGCCGGCTGCGGTACAGGTAAACAATGCCATCTTAAAATCAGTTTTTAATTATGGGAATTTGACGGTAAACTTTGATGGCAAGACCTATAAAAATGAGGTTAGAGGTAGTTCAATGTTGCTCGAAACAAAAGGGAGTAAATTGAACAGAAAAGAAGTTGTTGATGAATTACCCGGTGTTGCAAAATATGATTTTGAATAG
- a CDS encoding DUF1961 family protein — MSKVFIAVSLILLSHLGFTQSANKKILICSYEFNNNKELKDWKIEGEGRAFIRNGKLILEPSHFQMLKKLMDEGKISKKNEVAEYQPYVIAAMKKKYGKDISRYYVNGKADSAMKDAQFLGGSFNFWNTRFPTGTDFSIAFDFKCLYPTPLHMIMFSAMGTNGKGIFDKTFPERYGLSSEIMTGQLNNYRLSFFEPERKTANLRKAPGRKLLYEAEDVVSKDPYKTYHCEIKKIAGTISYLVDGKVIFAYTDSQPLGAGYWGFRLMPCALGEYDHIKVYKILNP; from the coding sequence ATGAGTAAAGTGTTTATAGCGGTTTCCCTGATTTTGTTAAGTCATTTAGGTTTTACCCAGTCTGCAAATAAAAAAATATTGATCTGCAGTTATGAGTTTAACAACAATAAAGAATTAAAGGACTGGAAAATTGAGGGGGAGGGTAGGGCTTTTATCCGCAACGGGAAGTTGATTCTAGAGCCCAGCCATTTTCAAATGTTAAAAAAGCTGATGGATGAAGGAAAAATATCCAAAAAAAATGAAGTGGCAGAATATCAGCCTTATGTGATCGCTGCAATGAAAAAAAAATATGGAAAAGACATTTCACGCTATTATGTGAATGGCAAGGCAGATTCAGCCATGAAGGATGCGCAGTTTTTAGGCGGCAGCTTTAATTTTTGGAATACAAGGTTCCCGACAGGAACAGATTTTTCGATAGCATTCGATTTTAAATGCCTTTACCCTACACCTTTACACATGATTATGTTTTCGGCTATGGGAACAAATGGAAAAGGAATTTTCGACAAAACTTTTCCTGAACGCTATGGCCTTTCCAGTGAAATTATGACCGGGCAACTGAACAATTATCGCCTTTCTTTTTTTGAACCGGAACGTAAAACTGCTAATCTGCGTAAAGCACCAGGCCGTAAGCTCTTGTATGAAGCTGAAGATGTGGTGTCTAAAGACCCTTATAAAACTTACCATTGCGAAATAAAAAAAATAGCAGGTACGATAAGCTACCTGGTTGACGGAAAAGTAATTTTCGCTTATACAGACAGCCAGCCATTAGGGGCTGGGTATTGGGGTTTCCGGCTGATGCCCTGTGCCCTTGGTGAATATGATCATATTAAAGTTTATAAAATACTAAATCCATAA